Proteins from a single region of Thermodesulfobacteriota bacterium:
- a CDS encoding zf-TFIIB domain-containing protein produces the protein MYCPSCQSEMTGKNHGGISVDVCVGCEGVWFDRGEIEAYRAAMIEERDELPGQAVRFEPETGGNLLKCPRCLVDTLVPGGVQGLNISCCSGCKGFFVSRKDLVALCRRKQSSVVGDVVLGGSDIILHILSGVLDSF, from the coding sequence ATGTACTGTCCCTCTTGTCAGTCTGAAATGACTGGAAAGAACCATGGCGGCATCAGCGTGGACGTATGCGTCGGGTGCGAAGGGGTATGGTTCGACCGGGGGGAGATAGAGGCCTACAGGGCGGCAATGATCGAGGAGCGTGACGAGTTGCCCGGTCAGGCGGTTCGGTTCGAGCCGGAGACGGGCGGGAACTTACTGAAGTGCCCGAGATGTCTCGTCGATACGCTCGTGCCGGGCGGCGTGCAGGGCCTTAACATATCCTGCTGTAGCGGTTGTAAAGGGTTCTTTGTCTCCAGGAAAGATCTGGTTGCGCTCTGTAGAAGGAAACAGTCGTCCGTGGTTGGCGATGTGGTATTGGGCGGGAGTGATATAATTTTGCATATCCTGTCCGGGGTTTTGGACAGCTTTTAA
- a CDS encoding glycosyltransferase family 39 protein: MDNKQPLGLDRARRKAEELLKDKEKAGRMVDPPPSMHSNSDLKINHLLFLIAMSVAVFLTVVKSTVDHTVSDPQGSLLLSQSISRNLTVKLDSYFDSYESAQEKYSYKVQEKNGHIYYHYPVGTPLFSVPFVLISNSLGYDMFSDEGPTQKVIAAILAVAIFLLLFFLARLYLNTSSSIVVSSVFWFGTGLSSTLGAALWSHDFATFFSLFAILLTLTAHENHQRPKWGFIAFFLFSAYLCRPTFSLLSPPIVLIIFTFNEKAAIKTAATVGGFLVIFIIFSWTEFYQLLPDYYLPRKLSGGHFIEAFLGSLISPARGLFIFSPFMLFPLFFFKKSWRILSENKALLILLAWPLLHLITISKFPMWWGGHSYGPRLMLDILPAIYVILVIIYSEIDKKSKAFNIVIAVAVAFSIYVNTYQGLFNLNTARWNAEPSIDQYPEYLWDWKYPQFLHSEERHKNRLLEHNQNQ, from the coding sequence ATGGACAATAAGCAACCCCTCGGCTTAGACCGTGCCAGGAGGAAGGCCGAGGAGCTTCTAAAAGATAAGGAGAAGGCGGGGCGTATGGTCGACCCCCCCCCCAGCATGCACAGCAATAGCGACTTAAAAATAAATCACCTGCTTTTCTTGATAGCCATGTCGGTTGCGGTATTCCTGACTGTCGTCAAAAGCACTGTGGATCATACCGTAAGCGATCCACAAGGGTCACTTTTGTTAAGCCAGTCTATATCGCGGAATTTAACTGTAAAACTCGACTCTTATTTTGACTCCTATGAGAGCGCTCAAGAAAAATACAGTTATAAAGTTCAAGAGAAAAACGGCCATATATACTACCATTATCCCGTCGGGACACCACTTTTCTCAGTACCGTTTGTTTTAATATCAAATTCGCTTGGCTATGACATGTTCAGCGATGAAGGGCCTACGCAAAAAGTAATAGCTGCTATACTGGCAGTAGCCATCTTCTTATTGCTTTTTTTCTTAGCAAGGTTATATTTAAACACTTCCTCCAGTATAGTTGTATCTTCGGTTTTTTGGTTCGGAACAGGTCTTTCAAGCACATTAGGAGCCGCTCTATGGTCTCATGACTTTGCGACATTTTTCTCTCTTTTTGCAATATTATTAACCCTGACAGCCCATGAGAACCACCAACGTCCAAAATGGGGATTTATCGCATTTTTCCTTTTTTCAGCTTATCTGTGCCGGCCTACCTTTTCTCTATTGTCGCCACCCATAGTCCTGATTATTTTTACTTTTAACGAAAAGGCCGCCATAAAAACGGCGGCTACGGTAGGCGGGTTTCTCGTAATTTTCATAATTTTTTCATGGACAGAATTCTACCAACTACTTCCCGATTATTACCTGCCTCGGAAATTATCAGGAGGGCACTTTATCGAAGCATTCCTGGGGAGCCTTATCAGCCCTGCCAGGGGATTGTTCATCTTCTCACCTTTCATGCTATTCCCTTTGTTTTTTTTCAAAAAGAGCTGGCGTATTCTTTCAGAGAATAAAGCGCTTCTTATCCTGTTGGCATGGCCGTTATTGCACCTCATCACAATATCTAAATTCCCCATGTGGTGGGGAGGGCACTCCTATGGCCCCAGGTTAATGCTGGATATTCTTCCCGCGATCTATGTTATTCTGGTAATTATCTACAGTGAGATCGATAAAAAAAGCAAGGCATTCAACATCGTGATTGCGGTCGCCGTTGCATTCTCGATATACGTAAATACATACCAGGGATTATTTAACCTGAATACAGCTCGATGGAATGCTGAGCCGTCTATAGACCAATATCCCGAGTATCTTTGGGATTGGAAGTACCCCCAATTCCTGCATAGCGAGGAACGCCATAAAAACAGGCTTCTTGAGCATAATCAAAACCAGTAA
- a CDS encoding DUF1232 domain-containing protein: MDNKQPLGLDRARRKAEELLKDKESTGRLVEAALVKADRHKTALVKVRAELGALFRLLKAWARGDYREVPWKSIVLAAAAIIYFLNPFDIVPDWIPLVGYMDDATVIGFVAASIKKDIDRFLEWEKG; encoded by the coding sequence ATGGACAACAAACAACCCCTCGGCTTGGACCGTGCCAGGAGGAAGGCCGAGGAGCTTCTAAAGGATAAGGAGAGTACGGGCCGTCTCGTCGAAGCCGCGCTCGTGAAGGCGGACAGGCACAAGACCGCGCTCGTGAAGGTCCGGGCCGAGCTCGGCGCGCTATTCCGGCTCCTTAAGGCCTGGGCAAGGGGCGACTACAGGGAAGTCCCGTGGAAGTCCATCGTGCTCGCGGCCGCGGCGATCATATACTTCCTGAACCCCTTCGATATAGTCCCTGACTGGATCCCGCTCGTGGGCTATATGGACGACGCAACGGTCATCGGCTTCGTCGCCGCCTCGATAAAAAAGGATATAGATAGGTTTTTGGAGTGGGAGAAAGGGTAA